The sequence ATCAGGATCCCCTTCTCGGTGATGAGGAGAACCTGGTCCTCGTCGGTGACGGACTTGATGCCGACGACCGGGCCGTTCTTGTCCGTCACCCGGACGTTGATCACGCCCGAACCCCCGCGCGATTGCAGGCGGTACTCCGAGGCGAGGCTGCGCTTTCCGTATCCCTTCTCGGTGACCGTCAGGATCGTCCCGTTCTCCTCGACGGCCTCCATCTCGACGACGCAGTCCTCGTCGCGCTTGAAGCGGATGCCGTAGACGCCCGTCGCAACCCGCCCCATCGCCCGGACGTCGGCCTCGGGGAACCGGATGCCGAGGCCGCTGCGGGTCCCGATGAAGATCTGGCGCGTGCCGTCCGTGATCCGCACCGAGAGGAGCTCGTCGTCGTCCTCGAGGTTGATCGCGTTGATGCCGCCGCTCCGGACGTTGCCGTACGCCGACAGGGGCGTCTTCTTGACGAGCCCTTCCCTGGTCGCGAAGACGAGGAAGCGATCCTCCGGGAAATCCTTCGTCGCGGCCAGGGCGACGAGCTTCTCGTCGGGAGACAGCTGCAGGAGGTTGACGATCGCCTTGCCGCGCGTGGCCGGACCGAGCTGCGGCAGGTCGTACACCTTGATCCAGTGCATCCGCCCCTTCGACGTGAAGGCGAGGATGAACGCATGGGTCGAGGCGACGAACAGGTGCTCGACGACGTCCTCTTCCTTCGTCGTGGCGCCGACGCGGCCCTTGCCGCCGCGGCGCTGGGCCCGGTAGAGCGAGAGGGGGGATCGCTTGATGTAGCCGCCGCGGGAGACCGTGATCACCATCTCTTCCTCGACGATCAGGTCCTCGACGTCGATCTCCGTCACGTCGGCGACGATCTCGGTCCGGCGGTCGTTGCCGAACGCCTTCTTGATGTCCTTCAACTCCGTGATGATGATCTCGCGCACGAGCTTCTCGGAGGCGAGGATCTCCTTGAGCCTCCCGATCAGCGCGAGCACTTCCTTGTACTCGGCGACGATCTTCTCCCGCTCGAGGCCGGTGAGCCGGTGGAGGCGCATGTCGAGGATCGCCTGCGCCTGGATCTCGTCGAGATGGATGAGATCCGAGGCCTTCGCCTTCTCGTCCTCGATCTTCTGGCCGATGAACTTCTCGAGGCCCGCGCGGGTCATCGAGACCTCGGCGACGAGCCGGCCCTTGGCCTCCTTCGGATCGGCGGATCCCCGGATGATCCGGATCACGAGGTCGAGGTTCCCGAGCGCGAGCGCGAGGCCCTTCATCAGGTGCGCCCGCTCCTGCGCCTTGCGCAGGTCGAACTTCGTCCGGCGGACGACGACCGTCTTGCGGTGGTCGATGAAGTGCTGGAGGAGCTCCTTCAGGTTGCAGACGCGCGGAGCGCCGTCGACGATTCCCAGGAAGATGATCCCGAAGGTCGACTGCATCGCCGTCTGGGTGAAGAGCTTGTTCAAGATCACCTGGGAGTTCTCGCCGCGCTTCAGGTCCACGACCACGCGGATGCCGTCGCGGTCCGACTCGTCGCGAAGGTCCGAGATCCCTTCGATCTTCTTCTCGTTGACGAGCTCGGCGATGCGCTCGATCAGCTTCGCCTTGTTGACCTGGTACGGGAGCTCGGTGATGACGATCGCTTCCTTCTCGCCGCGCGCCTGCTTCTCGACCATCGCGCGCGCCCTCATCTGGATGATGCCGCGGCCGGTCGAATAGGCGTCCCGGATCCCCTTCGCCCCGTGGATGAACCCCGCGGTCGG is a genomic window of Thermoanaerobaculia bacterium containing:
- the gyrA gene encoding DNA gyrase subunit A, producing the protein MSSVLDSEKKNPVSMVEEVRRSYLDYAMSVIVGRALPDVRDGLKPVHRRCLFGMWEQNNVHNRPYKKSARIVGDVMGKYHPHGDTAIYDTIVRMAQDFSMREPLVDGQGNFGSVDGDNAAAMRYTEIRLTRLSSEMIGDDIDKETVDWVPNYDGSLQEPTVLPCKFPNLLVNGSAGIAVGMATNIPPHNLGEVIDATIDLIQKPESTVPQLMRRIPGPDFPTAGFIHGAKGIRDAYSTGRGIIQMRARAMVEKQARGEKEAIVITELPYQVNKAKLIERIAELVNEKKIEGISDLRDESDRDGIRVVVDLKRGENSQVILNKLFTQTAMQSTFGIIFLGIVDGAPRVCNLKELLQHFIDHRKTVVVRRTKFDLRKAQERAHLMKGLALALGNLDLVIRIIRGSADPKEAKGRLVAEVSMTRAGLEKFIGQKIEDEKAKASDLIHLDEIQAQAILDMRLHRLTGLEREKIVAEYKEVLALIGRLKEILASEKLVREIIITELKDIKKAFGNDRRTEIVADVTEIDVEDLIVEEEMVITVSRGGYIKRSPLSLYRAQRRGGKGRVGATTKEEDVVEHLFVASTHAFILAFTSKGRMHWIKVYDLPQLGPATRGKAIVNLLQLSPDEKLVALAATKDFPEDRFLVFATREGLVKKTPLSAYGNVRSGGINAINLEDDDELLSVRITDGTRQIFIGTRSGLGIRFPEADVRAMGRVATGVYGIRFKRDEDCVVEMEAVEENGTILTVTEKGYGKRSLASEYRLQSRGGSGVINVRVTDKNGPVVGIKSVTDEDQVLLITEKGILIRLKVKDVRETGRAAMGVHLIDLDEGDRVVAVAKLAEREEAEDDLTPASGVLPGATPFLKDE